In a single window of the Dysgonomonas mossii genome:
- the bglX gene encoding beta-glucosidase BglX, translating into MTVRQLLLVFLAFFAISGNILAQGKDPKMDKFINDLMSKMTLEEKIGQLNLPSSGDITTGQAKSSNIAEKIKKGQVGGLFNIKGVEKIKEVQRIAVEQSRLKIPLIFGMDVIHGYETVFPIPLGMAATWDMAAVEQSARIAAIEASADGICWTFSPMVDISRDPRWGRFSEGNGEDPFLGGQIAKAMVRGYQGVGENMYKSNSNIMACVKHYALYGAGEAGRDYNTVDMSRIRMFNEYMYPYQAAVEAGVGSVMASFNEVDGVPATANKWLMTDVLRKQWGFNGFVVTDYTGISEMIDHGIGDLQTVSARALKAGIDMDMVSEGLATVGKSLKEGKVTQAEIDQACRRVLEAKYKLGLFADPYKYCDVNRAKKEIYTAENRAVARKIASESFVLLKNANNTLPLKKGGTIAVVGPLANTRSNMPGTWSVAVDLTKPATVVEGIQEVAGSNAKVVYAKGSHLINDAKYEQNATMFGRTLHRDQETRSNEEMLQEALQISKDADVIVAALGESSEMSGESSSRTEIGIPDVQKELLRELLKTGKPVVLVLFTGRPLTLTWENENVPAILNVWFGGSEAAHAIGDVLFGDVNPSGKLVATFPQNVGQIPLFYNHKNTGRPLHEGRWFEKFRSNYLDVSNDPLYPFGYGLSYTTFSYSHIKLSSTTLDAKGELTASVTVTNTGKYDGAEVVQLYIRDLVGSVTRPVKELKGFEKTFIKAGESKNVSFKITPELLKFYNYNLEYVFEKGDFDVMIGGNSSDVKSARFTLN; encoded by the coding sequence ATGACTGTAAGACAATTATTATTGGTCTTCTTGGCCTTCTTTGCTATCTCGGGCAATATATTGGCACAAGGGAAAGATCCAAAGATGGATAAGTTTATCAATGATTTAATGAGTAAGATGACGCTGGAAGAGAAAATCGGACAGCTTAATCTGCCTAGTTCCGGAGATATAACTACCGGACAGGCTAAAAGCAGTAATATAGCTGAAAAAATTAAGAAAGGACAAGTTGGAGGGTTATTCAATATAAAAGGTGTTGAAAAAATAAAAGAAGTTCAACGCATTGCAGTAGAACAGAGTCGTCTGAAAATTCCTTTAATATTTGGAATGGACGTAATTCATGGATACGAAACTGTATTTCCAATTCCTTTAGGAATGGCTGCTACATGGGATATGGCTGCTGTAGAGCAATCTGCTCGTATCGCTGCAATAGAAGCAAGTGCCGATGGTATTTGCTGGACATTCAGCCCAATGGTTGATATTTCGAGAGATCCTCGCTGGGGACGTTTCTCGGAAGGAAATGGAGAAGATCCTTTTCTTGGAGGACAAATCGCAAAAGCGATGGTTCGCGGATATCAGGGAGTAGGAGAGAACATGTATAAGTCTAACTCCAATATTATGGCTTGTGTTAAACACTATGCGCTGTATGGTGCAGGTGAAGCAGGTCGCGACTATAATACGGTAGATATGAGTCGTATACGTATGTTTAATGAATATATGTACCCTTATCAGGCTGCCGTAGAGGCAGGTGTGGGGAGCGTAATGGCTTCGTTTAATGAAGTGGACGGAGTTCCGGCTACAGCTAACAAATGGTTGATGACAGATGTGTTACGCAAGCAATGGGGCTTTAACGGGTTTGTAGTTACAGACTATACCGGAATAAGTGAAATGATAGATCACGGAATTGGTGATTTGCAAACCGTTTCGGCTCGTGCCTTAAAGGCCGGAATCGATATGGATATGGTAAGTGAAGGCTTGGCTACAGTTGGTAAGTCTCTTAAAGAAGGAAAAGTTACGCAAGCCGAAATAGATCAGGCTTGTCGCCGTGTGTTGGAAGCTAAATATAAATTGGGATTATTTGCAGATCCATATAAATATTGCGATGTAAATCGTGCAAAAAAAGAAATATACACAGCTGAAAATCGTGCTGTTGCTCGTAAGATAGCTTCAGAAAGTTTTGTTTTGCTTAAAAATGCAAATAATACATTGCCTTTGAAAAAAGGTGGAACTATAGCAGTGGTTGGTCCTCTGGCAAACACACGCTCTAATATGCCCGGAACATGGAGTGTTGCTGTAGACCTGACTAAACCCGCAACTGTAGTTGAAGGTATCCAGGAGGTAGCCGGAAGCAATGCTAAGGTTGTGTATGCAAAGGGTAGCCATCTGATAAATGATGCAAAATATGAACAAAATGCAACTATGTTTGGTCGTACATTACATAGAGATCAGGAAACTCGCAGTAATGAAGAAATGCTACAAGAAGCATTGCAAATATCAAAGGATGCAGATGTGATCGTTGCAGCATTGGGTGAATCGTCTGAGATGAGTGGAGAATCTAGTTCTCGTACCGAAATTGGTATACCTGATGTACAGAAAGAATTGTTAAGAGAATTATTGAAAACTGGAAAACCAGTTGTCTTGGTATTGTTTACAGGTCGTCCATTGACTTTGACTTGGGAAAATGAAAACGTACCTGCCATTCTTAATGTTTGGTTTGGTGGTTCAGAGGCTGCACACGCTATTGGAGATGTTTTGTTTGGAGACGTTAATCCAAGCGGAAAACTTGTAGCTACTTTCCCACAGAATGTAGGGCAGATTCCGTTATTCTACAATCATAAAAATACAGGTCGTCCATTGCACGAAGGACGGTGGTTTGAGAAATTCCGCAGCAACTATTTAGATGTAAGTAACGATCCGCTATATCCGTTTGGATACGGATTAAGCTATACAACATTTAGTTATAGCCACATTAAATTGAGTTCTACAACACTTGATGCAAAAGGAGAATTAACCGCTTCAGTTACTGTTACAAATACAGGAAAATATGATGGAGCTGAGGTTGTTCAACTTTATATTCGTGACTTGGTCGGTAGTGTGACACGTCCGGTTAAAGAATTGAAGGGCTTTGAAAAAACATTTATAAAAGCAGGGGAAAGTAAAAATGTTAGTTTTAAGATAACTCCTGAGTTATTGAAATTCTACAATTATAACCTCGAATATGTATTTGAAAAAGGTGATTTTGATGTGATGATAGGAGGTAATAGTAGTGATGTTAAATCTGCGAGATTTACATTGAATTAA
- a CDS encoding glucoamylase family protein: MKKIYIPFISIMLVLVAISCKDKSNKDTDDSSTEPIAITDEALLDSVQRRTFNYFWDGAEPTSGMARERFHVDGVYPQNDKNVVTSGGSGFGIMAIVAGIDRGYITREQGLERFTKIVNFLENADSFHGVFPHWWNGETGEVKGFSDKDNGGDLVETSFLLQGLLTLHQYYINGSDAEKALAVRIDNLWKNVDWNWHRNGQNVLYWHWSPNHSWEMNFPIRGYNECLITYVLAACSPTHGTPAEVYHEGWAENGKIIAPHQLEGYNLNMRYQSNSGAGPLFWAHYSFLGLNPTGLKDKYADYYQEMKNYTLINRAYCLRNPKGFKGYGEDSWGLTASYSVKGYSAHEPTEEGDLGVITPTAALSSIVYTPEESMKVMRKLYSMGDKVWGQYGFYDAFSETDNWYPQRYLAIDQGTIAVMIENYRSQLLWNLFMSHPDVQKGLKKLGFESPSLN, from the coding sequence ATGAAAAAAATATATATACCATTCATTTCTATAATGCTTGTCCTAGTGGCTATTAGTTGTAAGGATAAATCCAATAAAGATACTGATGATAGCTCCACAGAGCCAATTGCTATTACAGATGAAGCTCTATTGGATAGTGTTCAGCGCAGGACATTTAATTATTTTTGGGATGGAGCCGAACCTACGAGTGGAATGGCTCGCGAACGCTTTCATGTAGATGGAGTATATCCTCAAAATGATAAAAATGTAGTGACTTCCGGAGGTAGTGGCTTTGGAATAATGGCTATTGTTGCCGGAATAGACAGAGGGTATATAACTCGTGAACAAGGTTTAGAACGGTTTACAAAGATTGTAAACTTCCTCGAAAATGCAGATTCTTTTCATGGTGTATTTCCACATTGGTGGAATGGTGAGACAGGTGAAGTAAAAGGATTTAGTGATAAGGATAATGGAGGAGACTTAGTTGAGACTTCATTCCTTTTACAAGGTTTGTTGACCCTTCATCAGTATTATATAAATGGGTCTGATGCAGAAAAAGCTTTAGCTGTCCGTATTGACAACCTTTGGAAAAATGTCGACTGGAACTGGCATCGTAACGGTCAAAATGTATTGTATTGGCATTGGAGCCCTAACCATTCATGGGAAATGAATTTTCCTATCCGCGGATATAATGAATGTCTCATTACTTATGTTCTGGCTGCATGTTCTCCTACTCATGGTACTCCGGCTGAGGTCTATCATGAAGGTTGGGCAGAAAATGGAAAGATTATTGCCCCTCATCAATTGGAAGGATATAACCTAAATATGCGTTATCAAAGCAATAGCGGAGCAGGCCCTTTATTCTGGGCTCATTATTCATTCTTAGGATTAAATCCTACCGGGCTAAAAGATAAGTATGCTGATTATTATCAGGAAATGAAAAATTATACACTGATAAATAGAGCGTATTGCTTGCGTAACCCAAAAGGATTTAAAGGTTATGGAGAAGATTCCTGGGGCTTGACAGCTAGTTATTCTGTAAAAGGATATAGTGCTCACGAGCCAACAGAAGAAGGAGACCTCGGTGTAATAACTCCTACGGCAGCCTTATCTTCTATTGTATATACTCCCGAAGAATCAATGAAAGTAATGCGCAAGCTATATAGCATGGGCGATAAGGTTTGGGGGCAATATGGTTTTTATGACGCATTTAGTGAAACAGATAACTGGTATCCACAGCGTTATTTAGCAATAGACCAAGGTACAATAGCCGTGATGATCGAGAACTATCGTTCGCAGTTGCTTTGGAATTTATTTATGAGTCACCCTGATGTTCAAAAGGGGCTTAAGAAACTAGGTTTTGAATCTCCTTCATTGAATTAA
- a CDS encoding alpha/beta hydrolase-fold protein, whose amino-acid sequence MKKGVLYFIFLICSLFSFAQFKNASFMFDGHTLPYQIMYPENYDESKQYPLVVFLHGAGERGNDNQKQLTHGKQFLIDNFQSAYPAIVIAPQCPADSYWANVVRHQIDDKMTLKFGLSEGITEPMSTLIALVQNWLTSGKVDSNQVYVGGLSMGGMGTLELLWRLPDTFSAAFPICGGADLSKLPLYAHNTAVWAFHGSADSVVPVENSRNIYKRLKELGCDAEYAEYEGVNHNSWDNAFKEEGLASWLFKHKK is encoded by the coding sequence ATGAAAAAAGGCGTTTTATATTTCATTTTTCTAATTTGTTCTTTATTTAGTTTCGCTCAGTTCAAGAATGCTTCATTCATGTTTGACGGGCATACATTGCCATATCAGATAATGTATCCTGAAAACTACGATGAGTCGAAGCAATATCCATTGGTCGTATTTCTTCATGGAGCAGGAGAGCGAGGTAATGATAATCAGAAGCAATTGACTCATGGTAAGCAGTTCCTTATTGATAATTTTCAGTCTGCTTATCCAGCTATCGTCATAGCACCTCAATGTCCAGCCGATAGTTATTGGGCCAATGTCGTTCGTCACCAGATTGATGATAAAATGACATTGAAATTCGGTCTTTCAGAGGGAATTACAGAGCCAATGAGTACACTGATTGCTTTGGTGCAAAATTGGCTGACCTCAGGGAAAGTAGACTCCAATCAAGTATATGTAGGAGGTTTGTCAATGGGGGGTATGGGTACATTGGAATTGTTGTGGCGATTGCCTGATACCTTCTCCGCGGCGTTCCCGATTTGTGGAGGTGCAGATTTGAGTAAGCTGCCTTTGTATGCCCACAATACAGCTGTTTGGGCTTTTCATGGGAGTGCCGACTCTGTCGTTCCTGTAGAAAATTCGAGAAATATATATAAGCGTCTCAAAGAATTGGGGTGTGATGCGGAATATGCCGAATATGAGGGAGTTAATCATAATAGCTGGGACAATGCCTTTAAAGAAGAAGGACTTGCCTCATGGCTGTTTAAACATAAAAAATAA
- a CDS encoding prephenate dehydrogenase/arogenate dehydrogenase family protein, with product MKILILGAGKMGSFFTDVLSFDHEVAIFDIDPKRLRFVYNVVRMSNPEEIRDFKPEIVINAATVKYTIQAFEMVLPYLDEDCILSDIASVKTGLKEFYKKTGRPFASTHPMFGPTFANLTDLSTQSAIVISESNHWGKIFFKDLYNSLKLNVFEYTFEEHDETIAYSLSIPFASTLVFASVMKHQDAPGTTFKRHMNIAKGLLSEDDYLLTEILFNPYTPAQVESIRGELKHLLEIIEKKDSAAMLSFLTKVRANIADK from the coding sequence ATGAAGATATTAATATTAGGAGCCGGAAAAATGGGCTCCTTCTTTACTGATGTATTAAGTTTCGATCACGAAGTTGCTATATTTGACATTGATCCCAAACGTCTACGATTTGTTTATAATGTAGTCAGAATGAGCAATCCGGAAGAGATAAGGGACTTCAAACCTGAAATTGTTATTAATGCAGCAACAGTGAAATATACGATTCAGGCATTTGAAATGGTACTGCCATATCTGGATGAAGATTGTATATTGTCGGATATTGCATCTGTAAAGACGGGACTAAAAGAGTTTTATAAAAAAACAGGCAGACCGTTTGCATCTACCCATCCTATGTTTGGCCCTACATTTGCCAACCTAACAGATCTTAGTACACAGAGTGCAATTGTAATTTCGGAATCGAACCATTGGGGAAAAATATTTTTCAAAGACTTGTATAACAGTCTTAAGTTGAACGTTTTCGAGTATACATTCGAAGAGCATGACGAAACGATTGCATATTCTCTTTCTATTCCGTTTGCGTCTACACTTGTATTTGCTTCGGTAATGAAGCATCAAGATGCTCCGGGAACAACCTTCAAGCGTCACATGAATATTGCAAAAGGGCTTCTGTCGGAAGATGATTATTTGTTGACCGAGATTCTCTTCAACCCTTATACTCCCGCTCAGGTGGAGAGTATACGAGGTGAATTAAAGCATCTTTTAGAAATAATCGAGAAAAAAGACAGTGCAGCGATGCTAAGTTTCCTCACAAAAGTAAGAGCGAATATAGCTGACAAATAA
- a CDS encoding bifunctional 3-deoxy-7-phosphoheptulonate synthase/chorismate mutase type II, producing the protein MKLDSILLPGVDPKRPLVIAGPCSAETEEQVMNTAKQLAADGIKILRAGIWKPRTKPGGFEGVGSEGLAWLKKVKQETGMYVSTEVATQKHVYEALKYGIDMLWIGARTTANPFAVQEIAEALQGVDIPVLVKNPVNPDLELWIGALERLSNVGLTKIGAIHRGFSSYDKKIYRNLPQWHIPIELKRRFPDLPVICDPSHIGGKRDLIQPLCQQAMDLNYDGLIIETHCDPENAWSDASQQVTPVRLKEILTALIIRDGKQSTEDLSDLRRQIDELDDQLLELLAKRMRISCEIGTFKKEHNLTVVQTDRYDEILQKRIAQATSMSMNPDFMRVVLEAIHEESVRQQVEILNK; encoded by the coding sequence ATGAAACTAGACTCAATTTTACTTCCGGGAGTTGACCCGAAACGTCCTCTTGTAATAGCCGGTCCATGCAGTGCCGAGACCGAAGAACAAGTAATGAATACTGCAAAGCAACTAGCAGCAGACGGTATAAAAATCCTTCGTGCCGGAATATGGAAACCCCGCACTAAACCGGGTGGATTTGAAGGAGTTGGCAGCGAAGGACTTGCATGGCTCAAAAAAGTGAAACAAGAAACTGGAATGTACGTTTCTACTGAGGTTGCAACACAGAAACACGTTTATGAAGCTCTTAAATATGGTATCGACATGTTATGGATCGGTGCCCGTACAACAGCAAATCCATTCGCAGTTCAGGAAATAGCAGAAGCACTACAGGGTGTTGATATCCCGGTATTGGTAAAGAACCCTGTTAATCCCGATTTAGAGTTATGGATCGGTGCTCTTGAACGCCTCAGCAATGTAGGTCTGACCAAGATAGGAGCAATACACCGTGGATTTAGTTCATACGACAAGAAAATATACAGAAACCTGCCTCAATGGCATATACCGATCGAACTGAAACGTCGTTTTCCTGATCTGCCTGTTATTTGTGACCCAAGTCATATCGGAGGAAAACGTGACCTTATACAGCCGCTATGCCAGCAAGCAATGGACTTAAACTATGACGGATTGATTATAGAAACTCATTGCGACCCTGAAAATGCTTGGAGTGATGCTTCTCAACAGGTAACACCGGTGAGACTAAAAGAAATACTGACAGCACTTATTATTCGTGATGGTAAGCAATCGACAGAAGACCTTTCTGACCTTCGCAGACAAATAGACGAACTAGATGATCAGTTGCTGGAATTACTTGCAAAACGTATGCGCATATCATGCGAAATAGGTACATTCAAGAAAGAGCACAACCTAACTGTTGTTCAAACAGACCGTTATGACGAAATTCTACAGAAACGAATTGCTCAGGCTACATCTATGAGTATGAATCCTGACTTTATGCGTGTGGTTCTGGAAGCAATACACGAAGAATCTGTAAGACAACAGGTTGAGATATTAAACAAGTAA
- a CDS encoding transposase, protein MSSKLPQRRSIRLANYDYSQIGLYFVTICCENRICRFGKIQNTDIVLNEAGRMINTEWNNLKKRFSNIELHNYIIMPNHFHGIIEITDVGIPLVGIRKTNGQPQGIAPTLGKILGAFKSITTVKYTHGVTQLGWEPYDQRIWQRNYYEHIIRDEKSHQNISDYITNNPYNWENDEYYI, encoded by the coding sequence ATGTCTTCTAAACTTCCTCAACGGAGGAGTATCCGATTGGCAAATTATGATTACAGTCAGATAGGATTATATTTCGTGACGATATGTTGCGAGAATAGAATTTGTCGCTTTGGTAAAATACAAAACACTGATATCGTATTGAATGAGGCCGGTAGGATGATAAATACAGAGTGGAACAATTTAAAGAAACGTTTCTCGAATATAGAATTACATAATTATATTATTATGCCAAATCATTTTCATGGAATAATAGAAATTACAGATGTAGGGATACCCCTTGTGGGTATCCGAAAGACGAATGGGCAACCACAAGGGATTGCCCCTACTCTGGGCAAAATATTGGGAGCTTTTAAATCAATAACGACCGTCAAATATACCCATGGGGTCACTCAATTAGGTTGGGAACCCTACGATCAAAGAATATGGCAGCGTAATTATTATGAACATATCATCAGAGATGAAAAATCACACCAGAATATATCTGATTATATAACAAACAATCCATATAACTGGGAAAATGACGAGTATTATATTTAA
- a CDS encoding pyridoxal phosphate-dependent aminotransferase has translation MRTIVPADRLNTVSEYYFSKKLREVAEMNAMGKNVISLGVGSPDLPPSEETTKALCESVIKKDVHGYQPHVGIAELRKAFADWYKRTYNVNLDFANEIQPLIGSKEGILHISLAFLNPGDGVLVPNPGYPTYSSVSKLVGANIVSYDLDENNNWQPDFDALEKLDLSNVKLMWINYPNMPTGANATVELFEKIVAFGKKHGIIIAHDNPYSLILNEKPLSILQVEGAKDICIELNSMSKSHNMPGWRIGTLASNAQFIQWVLKVLTNIESGILKPIQLAAIAALNNSDEWHKENNIKLYANRRQYAEAIMKELGCTFDKKQSGMFLWGKIPAEYKSSEELADKILYEANVFLTPGFIFGNKGEGYIRISLCCNEEMLKEALERIKKVTN, from the coding sequence ATGAGAACAATAGTACCGGCAGACCGCCTTAATACAGTAAGTGAATACTACTTTTCGAAAAAACTAAGAGAAGTAGCCGAAATGAACGCAATGGGAAAAAATGTGATTAGTCTCGGAGTGGGAAGCCCGGATCTCCCTCCTTCCGAAGAAACCACAAAAGCCCTGTGTGAATCTGTAATAAAAAAAGATGTACATGGCTATCAACCACATGTGGGTATTGCCGAGTTGCGTAAGGCTTTTGCTGATTGGTATAAAAGAACTTATAATGTAAATCTGGACTTTGCAAATGAGATACAACCTTTGATAGGCTCGAAAGAAGGGATCTTACATATCTCTCTGGCTTTTCTCAATCCGGGAGACGGAGTATTAGTACCTAATCCGGGGTATCCGACATATAGCTCTGTGAGCAAGCTTGTTGGGGCAAATATTGTCTCTTACGACTTGGATGAGAATAACAATTGGCAACCGGATTTCGATGCTTTGGAAAAGCTAGACTTATCGAATGTAAAGCTAATGTGGATTAATTATCCTAACATGCCTACAGGAGCAAATGCTACGGTCGAATTATTTGAAAAAATAGTTGCTTTTGGAAAGAAACATGGCATAATCATAGCTCATGATAATCCTTACAGTCTTATTCTTAACGAAAAGCCGTTAAGCATACTACAAGTAGAAGGAGCGAAAGATATATGTATCGAACTCAATTCGATGAGTAAATCGCACAATATGCCCGGATGGAGAATTGGGACATTGGCTTCAAATGCACAATTTATACAATGGGTGCTAAAGGTTCTGACCAACATCGAGAGTGGAATACTAAAACCTATACAGTTGGCAGCCATTGCCGCTCTTAACAATTCGGACGAATGGCACAAAGAAAACAATATCAAATTATACGCTAATCGCCGTCAATATGCAGAAGCTATTATGAAAGAGTTAGGTTGCACTTTTGATAAAAAACAATCGGGAATGTTTCTTTGGGGAAAGATTCCGGCAGAATACAAAAGCAGCGAAGAATTGGCTGACAAAATTTTATACGAAGCGAATGTTTTCTTAACCCCGGGATTCATTTTCGGGAACAAAGGAGAAGGATATATACGTATCTCTTTGTGCTGCAATGAAGAGATGCTGAAAGAGGCCTTGGAAAGAATAAAGAAGGTAACAAATTAA
- a CDS encoding prephenate dehydratase — translation MKRVAIQGGLGAYHGIAAENFFGEEVEIVPCITFRDIFTTIKKEPNTIGIIAIENTIAGSLLGNYDLLKENKLPIAGEYKQRISHCLAALPGQTIHDIKEVESHPIALMQCTEFLDTLPGVRIIEHEDTALAAKDVAEKHLSTTAAICSTKAAEIYGLNILARGIETNKHNFTRFLIIANPWVVDELQKGEVLNKSSIVFTTPHSEGSLSKVLSVFSFYGINLTKIQSLPIIGREWEYQFYVDLTFSDLTRYKQSLQAIRPLTSELKLLGEYPNGKQSEL, via the coding sequence ATGAAAAGAGTTGCGATACAAGGAGGATTAGGTGCATATCATGGGATAGCCGCAGAGAATTTTTTCGGAGAAGAAGTCGAAATTGTTCCATGCATTACTTTTCGTGATATTTTCACAACAATCAAAAAAGAACCGAATACGATCGGGATTATAGCCATAGAGAACACTATAGCTGGTAGCCTTCTGGGCAACTACGATCTGCTAAAAGAAAATAAACTCCCTATAGCAGGAGAATACAAACAACGCATCTCTCATTGTCTGGCGGCATTGCCCGGCCAAACAATTCATGATATAAAAGAAGTGGAATCGCATCCGATTGCACTCATGCAATGTACAGAATTCCTGGATACACTACCGGGTGTTAGGATTATAGAGCATGAAGATACGGCTTTGGCTGCAAAAGATGTAGCAGAGAAACATCTATCGACCACTGCTGCGATATGCAGCACCAAAGCGGCCGAAATTTATGGACTAAACATCTTAGCGAGGGGAATTGAGACAAATAAGCACAATTTTACTCGCTTTCTTATTATAGCCAATCCGTGGGTGGTAGACGAACTTCAAAAAGGAGAAGTATTGAATAAATCTTCAATTGTATTTACAACTCCACATAGCGAAGGCAGCTTATCGAAAGTTTTATCCGTATTTTCTTTCTACGGCATCAACTTGACTAAGATACAATCTCTACCAATAATAGGCAGAGAATGGGAATATCAGTTCTATGTAGACCTCACATTTTCTGATCTTACCCGATACAAGCAATCGCTACAGGCAATTCGCCCTTTAACGAGTGAACTAAAGCTTTTGGGAGAATATCCAAACGGAAAACAAAGCGAATTATAA
- a CDS encoding sialidase family protein — protein sequence MDKFYLRAYSILIVTMSILTIPCLAQSSDNQKWKEGILVDEFIYDYAEFPSVHAATIAETPSGLITAFFGGKYEGHPEVNIYTSRHTATGWTPPVKVADGIVSDTLRKACYNPVLFQYPDGELLLFYKIGKNVQDWTGYLIRSYDDGQTWTKPEALPEGFLGPIKNKPILIGNKLICASSTENDGWQVHMEFTEDRGKTWRKTSPINSKPWNTIQPSILTLNNNVLQIVCRSQNEHIISAFSKDEGETWSDPIALYLPNNNSGTDAVTLKDGRQLMVYNHVAASESAYKDKARTPLNVALSGDGITWKASLILEDSPIKEYSYPSVIQGEDGMIHIVYTWRREKIKYVKVDPSLLKSETIVNGKW from the coding sequence ATGGACAAATTCTATCTCAGAGCTTATAGTATACTCATCGTAACAATGAGTATACTCACCATCCCTTGTTTAGCCCAAAGTTCAGATAATCAGAAGTGGAAAGAAGGCATCCTAGTGGATGAATTCATTTATGATTATGCTGAATTCCCCTCGGTTCATGCAGCTACAATTGCTGAAACCCCGTCGGGTTTGATTACGGCATTTTTTGGCGGAAAATACGAGGGACACCCCGAAGTCAATATATATACTTCTCGTCATACTGCAACAGGATGGACTCCGCCTGTGAAGGTAGCGGATGGCATCGTGAGCGATACTTTGAGAAAGGCCTGCTATAACCCAGTCTTATTTCAATATCCCGATGGCGAATTGCTATTGTTTTATAAAATAGGAAAGAATGTGCAAGATTGGACAGGTTACTTAATCCGCTCATACGATGACGGACAAACATGGACAAAACCCGAAGCGCTACCGGAAGGATTTCTGGGCCCAATAAAGAATAAACCGATTCTGATTGGCAACAAACTAATTTGCGCATCGAGTACCGAGAATGACGGTTGGCAGGTTCACATGGAATTTACCGAAGACAGAGGAAAAACTTGGAGAAAAACATCTCCGATCAACAGCAAACCTTGGAATACTATTCAACCAAGTATATTAACATTAAACAATAATGTATTGCAAATCGTATGTCGCTCTCAGAACGAACATATCATATCCGCTTTTTCGAAAGATGAAGGAGAAACATGGAGCGATCCTATAGCTCTCTACTTACCCAATAACAACTCGGGGACGGATGCCGTAACACTCAAAGACGGACGCCAACTAATGGTCTACAATCATGTAGCAGCATCAGAGAGTGCATATAAGGATAAAGCTCGTACTCCGCTGAATGTCGCTCTATCTGGCGATGGGATTACCTGGAAAGCATCACTCATTCTCGAAGACTCGCCAATAAAGGAATATTCCTACCCATCGGTTATACAAGGGGAAGACGGTATGATACACATAGTATACACGTGGCGCAGAGAAAAAATTAAATATGTAAAAGTTGATCCGTCACTACTTAAAAGTGAAACAATCGTAAACGGAAAGTGGTAA